In Gossypium arboreum isolate Shixiya-1 chromosome 5, ASM2569848v2, whole genome shotgun sequence, a single genomic region encodes these proteins:
- the LOC108449953 gene encoding probable BOI-related E3 ubiquitin-protein ligase 2 produces MAFPQQQFQQHYQPQQQQQQQSKSFRNLYAIDAQVSPPLAYYNTPNLQNSSQHPPYIPPFHVVGFAPGPVPVTDGSDGGAEMQWNNGVEPKRKKLKEQDFLENNSQISSVDFFQAQSVSTGLGLSLDNNNNNRMASSGDSALLSLIGDDIDNELQRQDAEIDRFLKVQGDRLQQSVLEKVQANQLQTISLVEEKVFQKLREKEAEVENINKKNMELEEKMEQLTMEAGAWQQRARYNENMITALKFNLQQVYAQSRDSKEGCGDSEVDDTASCCNGRAIDFQLLCKENSDKKELMACKVCAVNEACMLLLPCKHLCLCKSCESKLSFCPLCQSSKFIGMEVFM; encoded by the exons ATGGCGTTCCCTCAGCAGCAGTTTCAACAACACTACCAAcctcaacaacaacaacaacaacaatcaaAAAGTTTCAG GAACTTGTACGCAATCGACGCTCAGGTTTCGCCACCACTTGCTTATTACAATACGCCTAATTTACAAAATTCCTCTCAGCATCCTCCATATATCCCTCCTT ttCATGTTGTGGGGTTTGCACCGGGTCCGGTACCGGTTACAGATGGGAGTGATGGAGGAGCTGAGATGCAATGGAACAATGGGGTTGAGCCTAAAAGGAAGAAGTTAAAGGAACAAGATTTTTTGGAGAACAATTCACAAATATCTTCTGTTGACTTTTTTCAAGCACAGTCAGTCTCGACAGGGTTAGGTTTGTCACTtgacaataacaataataatcgAATGGCTTCTTCGGGTGATTCGGCTTTGTTGTCCCTCATTGGTGATGACATAGATAATGAGTTGCAACGACAAGATGCAGAGATTGATAGGTTCCTCAAAGTTCAG GGTGACCGATTACAGCAATCTGTGTTGGAGAAGGTTCAGGCTAACCAGCTCCAGACAATTTCGCTTGTGGAAGAGAAAGTTTTTCAGAAACTTCGTGAAAAAGAAGCAGAAGTGGAGAATATTAACAAAAAGAATATGGAACTTGAAGAGAAAATGGAGCAACTGACAATGGAAGCAGGTGCCTGGCAGCAGCGAGCCAGATACAATGAGAACATGATTACTGCCCTCAAGTTTAATCTTCAGCAAGTTTATGCTCAAAGTAGAGATAGTAAGGAAGGATGTGGTGATAGTGAGGTTGATGATACAGCTTCATGCTGCAATGGCCGAGCCATTGATTTCCAACTGCTCTGCAAGGAGAATAGCGACAAGAAAGAGTTGATGGCTTGTAAGGTTTGTGCAGTGAATGAAGCCTGCATGCTCTTGTTACCTTGTAAGCATCTCTGCCTgtgtaaaagttgtgaaagtaAGCTTAGTTTTTGCCCCCTGTGTCAGTCATCTAAGTTTATTGGTATGGAGGTCTTTATGTAA
- the LOC108450744 gene encoding uncharacterized protein LOC108450744, producing MHAKTDSEVTSLAPSSPTRSPRRPVYYVQSPSRDSHDGEKTTTSFHSTPVLSPMGSPPHSHASVDHHSRESSSSRFSGSLKPGSRKVLPNDASSRGAHRKGHKQWKECDVIEEEGLLEDGERGKGLPRRCYFLAFVLGFFILFSMFSLILWGASRPQKPKITMKSIKFEQFKIQAGSDFTGVATDMITMNSTVKMIYRNTGTFFGVHVASTPLDLSYSQINIASGTMKKFYQSRKSQRSVTVLVMGNKVPLYGSGASLSSSTGTTSLPVSLKLSFVVRSRAYVLGKLVKPKFYKKIECDITFDPKKLNVPIWLKKSCTYD from the exons ATGCACGCCAAGACGGACTCAGAGGTCACCAGCCTCGCCCCATCATCGCCAACGAGGTCACCACGGCGTCCGGTTTACTACGTGCAGAGCCCTTCACGTGATTCTCACGATGGAGAAAAGACAACGACGTCGTTCCACTCCACGCCAGTGCTCAGCCCCATGGGATCCCCACCGCATTCCCATGCCTCCGTGGACCATCACTCGCGTGAGTCCTCATCGAGCCGGTTTTCGGGGTCCCTTAAACCCGGATCGCGCAAGGTCTTGCCTAACGACGCGTCGTCTAGGGGAGCGCATAGGAAGGGACATAAGCAGTGGAAAGAATGTGATGTGATTGAAGAAGAAGGGCTCCTTGAAGATGGAGAGCGTGGGAAGGGACTTCCTCGGCGATGCTATTTTTTAGCTTTTGTTCTTGGCTTCTTCATTCTGTTCTCCAtgttttctttgattctctgggGAGCTAGCAGACCCCAGAAGCCCAAGATTACAATGAAG AGTATAAAATTTGAGCAATTCAAGATCCAAGCTGGTTCAGATTTTACAGGGGTGGCAACAGATATGATCACCATGAACTCCACAGTGAAAATGATTTATCGAAACACTGGAACATTTTTTGGCGTCCATGTCGCATCAACTCCTCTTGATCTATCCTATTCTCAAATTAACATTGCTTCAGGAACC atgaagaaattttatcaatcAAGGAAGAGCCAAAGGTCTGTAACTGTATTGGTTATGGGAAACAAGGTTCCTTTGTACGGGAGTGGAGCCAGTTTGAGCAGTTCAACAGGCACGACATCGCTTCCGGTTTCACTTAAACTGAGTTTCGTTGTCCGATCAAGAGCTTATGTGTTGGGCAAATTGGTGAAGCCAAAGTTCTACAAGAAAATAGAATGCGACATAACTTTCGATCCCAAGAAACTCAATGTTCCTATTTGGCTCAAGAAATCTTGCACATACGATTGA
- the LOC108450144 gene encoding putative pentatricopeptide repeat-containing protein At1g26500 yields the protein MLIRRLKTLLKPLSDPHLCLIATESTQNQLSNPSNCLNPITPINQPTLLKVCTILYQQQNSPDSRLYSSLSSYNPSFNPEFFLQVCNTFPYSWRPIYRFFLYTQKVPHFTHNSVTFNKMLDVIGKSKNIDLFWETCQEMGKLGLVNDKTFRIALKTLALARELKKCVGFFHLMNGFGVGYKLETLNTVVESLCKDKLVEEAKFVTFKLKECVEPNGVTYKWLIWGFCDVGNLIEASKIWNLMVDEGFEPNVEVVETMMEALFKTNKYDEAMKVFQMMRVKRMHDLGLSSFRLVIKWMCKRGKIEQANGMFEEMCQRGIQADNLTLASIIYGLLARGRIREAYKIVEGIENPDISIYHGLIKGLLRLRKASEATQVFREMIKRGCEPLMHTYIMLLQGHLGKKGRKGHDPLVNFDSIFVGGLIKAGKTVEATKYVERTMKRGMEVPRFDYNKFLHFYSNEEGVMMFEEVGKKLREVGLFDLADILERYGQKMATRDRRRKTEKL from the coding sequence ATGTTGATAAGAAGATTAAAAACCCTGCTTAAACCCTTGTCTGATCCTCACCTCTGTCTCATAGCCACCGAGTCAACTCAAAATCAACTCAGCAACCCATCTAACTGTCTCAATCCCATAACTCCAATCAACCAACCCACTCTTCTGAAAGTCTGTACCATCCTCTACCAACAGCAAAACTCACCTGACTCACGCCTCTACTCATCCCTCTCTTCTTACAATCCTTCTTTCAACCCTGAATTCTTCCTTCAAGTTTGCAACACTTTCCCATACTCCTGGCGCCCCATCTACCGATTCTTCCTCTACACCCAAAAAGTCCCTCACTTCACTCACAACTCCGTCACCTTCAATAAAATGTTGGATGTCATTGGAAAATCCAAAAACATTGACCTTTTTTGGGAAACTTGTCAGGAGATGGGAAAACTTGGGTTGGTCAATGATAAGACCTTTAGGATAGCTTTAAAGACCCTAGCATTAGCTAGGGAGTTGAAGAAATGTGTGGgttttttccatttgatgaatggGTTTGGGGTCGGATACAAGTTGGAGACTTTAAATACAGTGGTGGAAAGTTTATGCAAGGATAAGCTTGTGGAAGAGGCAAAGTTTGTTACTTTCAAGTTGAAAGAATGTGTTGAGCCAAATGGGGTTACTTATAAGTGGTTGATATGGGGGTTTTGTGATGTGGGTAATTTGATTGAGGCCTCAAAAATTTGGAATCTGATGGTGGATGAAGGGTTTGAGCCTAATGTTGAGGTTGTGGAGACGATGATGGAGGCACTTTTTAAGACTAATAAATATGACGAAGCAATGAAGGTTTTCCAAATGATGAGAGTTAAGAGAATGCATGATTTGGGGCTTTCAAGTTTTAGGCTTGTGATCAAGTGGATGTGTAAGAGAGGCAAGATCGAGCAAGCTAATGGGATGTTTGAGGAAATGTGCCAAAGAGGGATCCAAGCTGATAATTTGACCTTGGCTTCGATTATTTACGGGCTTTTAGCAAGAGGGAGGATTAGAGAGGCTTATAAGATTGTGGAAGGAATTGAGAATCCGGATATCAGCATTTACCACGGACTAATAAAGGGGCTTTTGAGGTTGAGGAAGGCAAGTGAAGCAACACAAGTGTTTAGAGAGATGATAAAGAGAGGGTGTGAGCCTTTAATGCATACATATATCATGTTACTGCAAGGTCATCTGGGGAAGAAAGGGAGGAAAGGACATGATCCATTGGTGAATTTTGACTCAATATTTGTTGGGGGCTTGATTAAGGCTGGAAAGACAGTAGAGGCTACCAAATATGTGGAGAGAACAATGAAAAGAGGAATGGAAGTGCCTAGATTTGATTACAATAAATTTTTACATTTCTACTCAAATGAGGAAGGTGTAATGATGTTCGAGGAGGTGGGCAAGAAATTAAGGGAAGTGGGGTTATTTGATTTGGCTGATATATTGGAGAGATATGGGCAGAAAATGGCCACTAGGGATAGGAGGAGAAAAACTGAAAAGTTGTAG